One genomic window of Caenorhabditis elegans chromosome I includes the following:
- the tag-353 gene encoding Ubiquitin-like domain-containing protein (Confirmed by transcript evidence) — protein sequence MTEDINVVPEQVSPSDDVELTIRQAYQAESDLKFSCPTSWTIKEVKEHVKNCLNNHPEVVTQRLIFSGASLNNEQVLADVLRERNHVAGEQIFFHLMIAQPYQQTTPTADVRRRNVNNTASNQNSASGSALNEYAQNMVAWQQYWNAYNQLSPEAQVSEHQRLMAHYYTYASTTPAAPIYQVPANQQLQQNAVAWRIRVQGVAAPARANGNQGAAAPRQGRVDILEVGYRIFKVVLLFSAILLYSSFERFALVLCSALFIYFIQLRRNHARNRVQAQAAAAAAQQANNQEPHVNNNNNGENDGDNTAPTTEGETPATSDAPVEPPAPQPTGMQVFIATLYSFVTSFFASLVPDHPMPMDLN from the exons atgaCGGAAGATATCAACGTTGTGCCAGAACAAGTGTCACCATCTGATGATGTGGAATTGACGATCCGACAGGCGTACCAGGCAGAAagcgatctgaaattttcgtgtCCGACAAGTTGGACAATCAAAGAAGTCAAGGAGCATGTAAAGAATTGCCTGAATAATCATCCG gAAGTTGTCACACAACGGCTGATTTTTTCTGGAGCTTCTCTGAACAACGAACAGGTTTTGGCAGACGTTTTAAGAGAAAG aaatcatGTCGCCGGTGAACAAATCTTCTTTCATTTGATGATCGCACAACCATATCAACAAACAACTCCAACTGCGGATGTTCGTAGAAGAAATGTAAATAATACTGCATCAAAtcaaaa ttcgGCATCGGGATCGGCTCTCAATGAATATGCTCAGAACATGGTTGCCTGGCAACAGTACTGGAATGCCTACAATCAACTGTCTCCGGAAGCTCAAGTTTCCGAGCATCAGCGATTAATGGCTCACTACTACACATACGCATCGACAACTCCCGCTGCACCAATTTATCAAGTTCCCGCCAACCAACAGCTTCAACAAAATGCAGTGGCGTGGAGAATTCGAGTTCAAGGGGTGGCCGCTCCCGCTCGAGCCAACGGAAATCAAGGAGCTGCAGCGCCAAGACAGGGAAGAGTTGACATTTTGGAAGTGGgatatcgaattttcaaagtggTTTTGCTATTTTCTGCAATTCTTCTCTACTCGTCATTCGAAAGATTCGCTTTAGTTTTATGCTCGGCactattcatttatttcattCAACTGCGACGAAATCACGCTCGCAATAGAGTTCAAGCTCAGGCTGCTGCCGCCGCTGCTCAGCAAGCAAATAATCAAGAACCACATGTTAATAACAACAATAATGGAGAGAACGACGGAGATAATACG GCTCCAACCACGGAAGGAGAGACACCAGCAACTTCCGATGCTCCAGTGGAACCACCAGCTCCACAACCAACTGGTATGCAAGTGTTCATTGCCACTTTATACTCATTTGTCACCTCCTTCTTTGCATCACTTGTTCCTGATCATCCGATGCCGATGGATCTGAATTAA